The Dokdonia sp. 4H-3-7-5 genomic interval AATGAAAACTCTTTTTATCCTAGCAATTACACTAGCTATGCACAATGGACTACTCGCAACAAACTTACATGGGGTTGAGTACGCTTTCGCGAAAGCGGAAAAAAATCATATCCCATCTTTTACAAAAGATCCCGTTCAAAATACCATTAAAGTAGCTCTACTTTTAGATACTTCTAATAGTATGGATGGTCTTATAGATCAAGCACGAGCACAATTGTGGGAGCTAGTCAACGATCTAGCAGAAGCTAAGTGCGGAAATGAAAGCCGTCCAGACCTTAAAATTGCACTTTATGAATATGGAAATGACAGGCTTAATGCTAGAGAAGGATATATACGTATGGTAAATTCCTTCAGTACAGATCTTGATGAAATTTCTAAAAACCTCTTTTCTCTCACAACAAATGGAGGTAACGAGTACTGCGGTAATGTGATTGAAAATTCGCTTAACCAACTAGAGTGGGGTAAAAATAAAAATGACCTCAACCTTATTTTTATAGCAGGTAATGAGCCTTTTGATCAAGGCCCAGTGCGTTACCAAGATGCTGCCAGCAATGCCTGCGGAAAGGATGTCACTATAAACACAATTTTTTGTGGTGATTATAATGAAGGGCTCAACACAAATTGGAAAGATGGCGCATCACTTACTCAAGGAGATTACATAGCAATAAATAGTGATCGCGCTACTGTACACGTACCATCACCATATGACGATAAGATCTTACAAAAGAATGAAGAGCTTAACAAAACCTATGTAGGATATGGAAATCTCGCCTCATCTAAGCTTGCTCTGCAAAGTAGTCAAGACAGCAATGCACAATCTTATGGTAATGCAAATGCTGTAAAAAGAGCAGTAAGTAAAAGCTCTAGACTATATAAAAATACCAGCTGGGACCTTGTAGATGCGATGGAAGAAAATGAAGCTGTGGTAGTAGAACTTAAAGAAACTAGCCTACCTAAAGAACTCAAAGGAAAAACCGAAAAAGAAATAAGAAAGTATGTCTATGAGAAAAAGAAACAGCGAACAAGAATACAAGGGGAAATTGCCAAGCTCAACATTAAACGTAAAGAATTTCTTGAATCTAAAACCAATACTAAAGATAATGAATTGCGCAATGCACTAGTAGACGCTATAAAAAAGCAAGGTCATGCAAAAAACTATAGCTGGGAATAATCAACACAAAACACTCATTATAAACACTTTGCATGACACAGCATCTGCAAGGTGTTTGACTTTGTGATATTCTTAACGTCTACATAAAAACCTCTC includes:
- a CDS encoding VWA domain-containing protein codes for the protein MKTLFILAITLAMHNGLLATNLHGVEYAFAKAEKNHIPSFTKDPVQNTIKVALLLDTSNSMDGLIDQARAQLWELVNDLAEAKCGNESRPDLKIALYEYGNDRLNAREGYIRMVNSFSTDLDEISKNLFSLTTNGGNEYCGNVIENSLNQLEWGKNKNDLNLIFIAGNEPFDQGPVRYQDAASNACGKDVTINTIFCGDYNEGLNTNWKDGASLTQGDYIAINSDRATVHVPSPYDDKILQKNEELNKTYVGYGNLASSKLALQSSQDSNAQSYGNANAVKRAVSKSSRLYKNTSWDLVDAMEENEAVVVELKETSLPKELKGKTEKEIRKYVYEKKKQRTRIQGEIAKLNIKRKEFLESKTNTKDNELRNALVDAIKKQGHAKNYSWE